One window from the genome of Amycolatopsis sp. NBC_01480 encodes:
- a CDS encoding AMP-binding protein: MTTEHPYVWHPSADYLENSNVARLMRAFGVRTADELRARSVADIATFWRAVVDDLGLPFHSPYSAVVDTSRGIAYPEWFVGGGLNVAEACLGRWARENPDAPAVVHEAEDGTVRRLTFAELDDQVAAVRAGLRARGLGRGDTVALYLPMTPEAVVAMYAVASIGAVAVPLFSGFATTAIASRLQDAEVRAVITADATVRRGRTVRMLPQLVAALESCPRVEHVIVVPNVAADLELSGGQIAWSELLAAEPDRKVEPTSTSDILLLAYTSGTTGRPKGAVHTHAGFLAKVAMEVAYAFDIKPGRTFCWITDMGWIMGPLSILGTHACGGTLLLYEGSPDVPDTQRLWRLAETHGVSMLGVSPTLIRALRAADEPPSADLSSVRILGSTGEPWDPESYEWLARDVFGSRVPIINFSGGTEVGGSFLCPYPVEEITSCSLGGPALGMDVDVVDDEARPLRGQVGELVCRQPWPAMTRGIWHDDRQYREAYWSTFEGLWRHGDYALVDERGDWFILGRSDDVMNVAGKRVAPAEIESVVGQDPAVAESAVVGVPDPAKGEAVWVFWVGKPGADTDDEEVARRLRARVAEEVGKPFAPSRIVRVAQLPKTRSAKIMRRAIRAAVLDQDPGDLSGAENPQAVGEIAAQLKGRP, encoded by the coding sequence ATGACCACGGAACACCCCTACGTCTGGCACCCGAGCGCGGACTACCTCGAAAACAGCAATGTCGCCCGGCTGATGCGAGCCTTCGGCGTGAGGACCGCGGACGAGCTGCGCGCCCGGTCGGTCGCCGACATCGCCACGTTCTGGCGGGCCGTGGTCGACGACCTCGGCCTGCCGTTCCACTCCCCGTATTCGGCCGTCGTGGACACCAGCCGGGGCATCGCGTACCCGGAGTGGTTCGTCGGCGGCGGGCTGAACGTCGCGGAGGCCTGCCTCGGGCGCTGGGCGCGGGAGAACCCTGATGCGCCCGCCGTGGTGCACGAGGCCGAGGACGGCACCGTGCGCCGGTTGACCTTCGCCGAGCTGGACGACCAGGTCGCCGCGGTGCGCGCAGGTCTGCGTGCGCGGGGCCTCGGGCGTGGGGACACGGTCGCGCTCTACCTGCCGATGACCCCGGAGGCGGTGGTCGCGATGTACGCGGTCGCGAGCATCGGTGCCGTGGCAGTTCCGTTGTTCAGCGGGTTCGCGACGACGGCGATCGCGTCGCGGCTGCAGGACGCCGAGGTGCGCGCGGTGATCACGGCCGATGCGACGGTACGCCGGGGCCGGACCGTCCGGATGCTGCCGCAGCTGGTCGCCGCACTGGAATCGTGCCCGCGGGTGGAGCACGTGATCGTGGTGCCGAACGTGGCCGCCGACCTCGAGCTTTCCGGCGGCCAGATCGCGTGGTCGGAACTGCTCGCCGCCGAGCCCGATCGCAAGGTGGAGCCGACGTCCACTTCGGACATACTGCTGCTCGCGTACACCTCCGGGACGACGGGACGTCCGAAAGGGGCGGTGCACACGCACGCCGGCTTTCTCGCGAAGGTCGCGATGGAAGTCGCCTACGCCTTCGACATCAAGCCAGGACGCACTTTCTGCTGGATCACCGACATGGGCTGGATCATGGGCCCGCTGTCCATTTTGGGCACCCACGCCTGCGGCGGCACGCTGCTGCTCTACGAGGGCTCGCCGGATGTTCCGGATACGCAGCGGTTGTGGCGGCTGGCCGAAACGCACGGCGTGAGCATGCTCGGCGTGTCGCCGACGCTGATCCGGGCACTGCGCGCGGCGGACGAGCCGCCCAGCGCGGATCTGTCGTCCGTGCGCATCCTCGGTTCGACGGGCGAGCCGTGGGATCCGGAATCCTACGAATGGCTCGCGCGGGACGTCTTCGGCTCACGCGTGCCGATCATCAACTTCTCCGGCGGGACCGAAGTCGGGGGCTCGTTCCTGTGCCCGTACCCGGTCGAAGAGATCACCAGCTGCTCGCTCGGGGGACCGGCGCTCGGCATGGACGTCGACGTGGTCGACGACGAAGCCCGGCCGTTGCGCGGCCAGGTGGGCGAACTCGTGTGCCGGCAGCCGTGGCCCGCGATGACCCGCGGGATCTGGCACGACGACCGGCAGTACCGGGAAGCCTATTGGTCGACCTTCGAGGGGCTGTGGCGGCACGGGGACTACGCGCTGGTCGACGAGCGGGGCGACTGGTTCATCCTCGGCCGGTCCGACGACGTGATGAACGTGGCCGGCAAACGGGTCGCGCCCGCGGAGATCGAGTCCGTCGTCGGCCAGGACCCCGCCGTGGCGGAGTCCGCGGTGGTCGGCGTGCCGGACCCGGCCAAGGGCGAGGCCGTGTGGGTCTTCTGGGTCGGCAAGCCGGGGGCGGACACCGACGACGAGGAGGTCGCGCGAAGGCTCCGCGCCCGGGTCGCGGAAGAAGTCGGCAAACCCTTCGCGCCCAGCCGGATCGTCCGCGTGGCGCAGCTGCCGAAGACCCGCTCGGCGAAGATCATGCGCCGGGCGATCCGCGCCGCCGTGCTGGACCAGGACCCCGGAGACCTCTCCGGCGCCGAGAACCCGCAGGCGGTCGGGGAGATCGCCGCTCAGCTCAAGGGGCGGCCATGA
- a CDS encoding NAD(P)H-dependent flavin oxidoreductase has product MSPIVNRYTRLVGIEHPIVQEGLGPFRTPKLAAAVSEAGGLGTVSMPGMPEDIAQGARTFRAHIEECASLTDRPFAVNIPVGVDSSGKVLPFTDAYIRTALEAREADPAIARRLRVLTTSAGFPGPYIAAIKDAGLVHQHKVGSTRQAVKAAAAGVDVVIAAGFEMGGHAPSKAVHTFVLIPNVTEAVDVPVLLTGGARDARGLAAALALGAEGVAMGTRFITSTANSDWHPAYIQALLDAEEGDDVAFDGVYGPCRGLRNAASRRLTEAAAHHDGGEKPDQVELTRWKIESMQRAQTEGDVTDSLVLTGQVAAAIHDLVDVAEFVPRMASEAAEILQSLAARLGSLTA; this is encoded by the coding sequence TTGTCGCCGATCGTCAACCGCTACACCCGTCTCGTCGGGATCGAGCACCCGATCGTCCAGGAGGGCCTGGGGCCGTTCCGCACGCCGAAGCTCGCCGCAGCAGTGTCCGAAGCGGGCGGGCTCGGCACTGTGTCGATGCCGGGCATGCCCGAGGACATCGCGCAAGGCGCACGCACCTTCCGTGCCCACATCGAAGAGTGCGCCTCGCTCACGGACCGGCCGTTCGCGGTGAACATCCCGGTGGGAGTCGACAGCTCGGGGAAAGTGCTCCCGTTCACTGACGCGTATATCCGGACCGCGCTCGAGGCCAGGGAGGCCGACCCGGCGATCGCGCGGAGGCTGCGCGTGCTGACCACCTCGGCCGGCTTCCCCGGTCCTTACATCGCGGCGATCAAGGACGCGGGCCTGGTGCACCAGCACAAGGTCGGTTCGACCCGGCAGGCGGTGAAAGCCGCGGCGGCCGGCGTGGACGTGGTGATCGCGGCGGGGTTCGAGATGGGCGGCCACGCGCCGAGCAAGGCGGTGCACACGTTCGTCCTCATTCCGAACGTCACCGAGGCGGTCGACGTGCCGGTGCTGCTCACCGGCGGGGCCCGGGACGCCCGTGGGCTCGCCGCCGCTCTCGCGCTCGGCGCCGAGGGGGTCGCCATGGGGACGCGCTTCATCACCAGTACTGCCAACTCCGACTGGCATCCCGCATACATCCAGGCGCTGCTGGACGCGGAAGAGGGTGACGATGTCGCCTTCGACGGTGTGTACGGCCCTTGCCGTGGCCTGCGGAACGCGGCGTCCCGGCGGCTGACCGAGGCGGCCGCACACCATGACGGCGGCGAAAAGCCGGATCAGGTCGAGCTGACCCGGTGGAAGATCGAGTCGATGCAGCGGGCGCAGACCGAGGGTGATGTCACGGACAGCCTGGTGCTGACCGGGCAGGTGGCGGCCGCGATCCACGACCTCGTGGACGTCGCCGAGTTCGTCCCCCGGATGGCGTCCGAGGCGGCCGAGATCCTGCAGTCCCTGGCGGCGCGGCTCGGGAGCCTCACAGCTTAA
- a CDS encoding AMP-binding protein — protein sequence MDAKLATVHDRYSATEIAAYYEAGLWEPASFTELAARQAAARPDRPFLIDSTSSVTFAEFRDRALRLAVGLRRSGISRGDRVAVQLPNWTEFPVLAAALSRLGAILVPIMPIYREDEVAYVLRHSGAVAAVTCGEFRKFDHLGMFAGLLQEIPGLRQVYLARPDRELDPAVATPLSDLVAEGSIEALEAEAGPDSSPDDGFLIVYTSGTTSRPKGCFHTFNTLRASAAAIAEGLRYSERDVQFGPSPITHSTGLVTSVVLPLLKGATSCLMEVFEPEAALRWIERYGCTAAVTATPFLQMLMSAYDPEKHDASSLRFWVCAGSPIPGAVIAKAGELFPGCRTLSLYGRSENMLTTMCTAADPAGQEAHSDGAAVAGAQVEVVDQDGREVPRGEEGDIAYRGPSHMLEYFRDEAQTEALFTPDGFSRSGDLGRMDAEGYVRVTGRLKDIVIRGGMNISAREVEDHLADHPGIAGVAVVGMPDERLGEKVCAYVTPAGPGAGPTLREITDFLRARHVAVQKLPERLEVVSELPMTATGKVKKHELREDIRKKLASA from the coding sequence ATGGACGCGAAGCTCGCGACGGTCCACGATCGTTACAGCGCCACGGAGATCGCCGCCTACTACGAGGCGGGGCTCTGGGAGCCGGCGAGCTTCACGGAGCTGGCGGCCCGGCAGGCCGCGGCCCGCCCCGACCGGCCGTTCCTGATCGACTCGACGTCTTCGGTGACCTTCGCCGAGTTCCGGGACCGGGCACTGCGGCTCGCGGTCGGCCTCCGGCGCTCGGGCATCAGCCGCGGCGACCGCGTGGCGGTGCAACTGCCGAACTGGACCGAATTCCCGGTGCTGGCCGCGGCTCTCTCGCGCCTCGGCGCGATCCTCGTGCCGATCATGCCCATCTACCGGGAAGACGAGGTGGCGTACGTCCTGCGGCATTCGGGCGCGGTCGCGGCCGTGACCTGCGGGGAGTTCCGCAAGTTCGATCATCTCGGGATGTTCGCCGGACTGCTGCAGGAGATTCCGGGTCTGCGGCAGGTCTACCTCGCGCGCCCGGACCGCGAGCTGGACCCGGCGGTCGCCACGCCGCTGTCGGATCTCGTCGCCGAGGGCAGCATCGAGGCGCTGGAAGCGGAAGCGGGCCCCGACAGCTCACCGGATGACGGGTTCCTGATCGTGTACACGTCGGGGACGACCTCGCGGCCCAAAGGCTGTTTCCACACGTTCAACACCCTGCGGGCAAGTGCGGCGGCGATCGCCGAGGGGCTCCGGTACAGCGAGCGGGACGTCCAATTCGGACCTTCGCCGATCACCCACAGCACGGGACTGGTCACCAGTGTGGTGCTGCCGCTGCTGAAGGGCGCGACCTCGTGCCTGATGGAGGTGTTCGAGCCGGAGGCGGCGCTGCGGTGGATCGAGCGGTACGGCTGCACAGCGGCGGTGACCGCGACCCCGTTCCTGCAGATGCTGATGTCGGCCTACGACCCGGAAAAGCACGACGCGAGCAGCCTGCGGTTCTGGGTGTGCGCCGGTTCGCCCATCCCGGGCGCGGTCATCGCGAAGGCGGGTGAGCTGTTCCCGGGCTGCCGGACGCTCAGCCTCTACGGGCGGTCGGAGAACATGCTGACCACGATGTGCACCGCCGCCGACCCGGCCGGGCAGGAGGCGCATTCGGACGGTGCCGCGGTGGCGGGCGCACAGGTCGAGGTCGTCGACCAGGACGGCCGCGAGGTCCCTCGCGGGGAGGAGGGGGACATCGCCTACCGGGGGCCGAGCCACATGCTGGAGTATTTCCGCGACGAAGCCCAGACCGAGGCCTTGTTCACCCCGGACGGCTTCTCCCGCTCGGGAGACCTCGGGCGGATGGACGCCGAGGGCTACGTCCGGGTCACCGGCCGGCTCAAGGACATCGTGATCCGGGGCGGCATGAACATCAGCGCGCGGGAGGTCGAGGACCACCTCGCCGACCACCCCGGCATCGCCGGCGTCGCGGTCGTCGGGATGCCGGACGAGCGGCTCGGTGAAAAGGTGTGCGCCTACGTCACCCCGGCCGGGCCGGGTGCCGGGCCGACGCTGCGGGAGATCACCGATTTCCTCCGCGCGCGGCACGTCGCCGTGCAGAAGCTGCCGGAGCGGCTCGAGGTGGTGTCCGAGCTGCCGATGACGGCCACGGGGAAGGTGAAGAAGCACGAACTCCGGGAAGACATCAGGAAGAAGCTGGCATCGGCCTGA
- a CDS encoding quinone oxidoreductase family protein codes for MRAAVQRRYGGPDVLEAAELPGPVPDRDHAVIELRAAALNWHDVLVRRGQYRSPLPHVPGADGAGIDVETGAEVLVLPALRWGDDESAPAPDWEILGDRRHGTYAEKVRVPRDCVFPKPPGLTWAEAAALPLVGLTAYRALFTRGRLRAGESLLVLGAGGGVATMAVSLASAAGAHVVVTSSAEAKIAAAGELGAVGGVRYDRPGWVEAAVARSPRRRGFDLVLDPVGSWADALATLRPGGRLVVLGASRAESATLAVRPYYFGQYDLLGTTMGSSRDFEGLLRLRAEHAVPPPVIDRVFPLAQAAKAHEYLESGRGFGKTVLSTDVEGIV; via the coding sequence ATGCGCGCGGCGGTTCAACGACGGTACGGCGGGCCGGATGTGCTCGAGGCGGCCGAGCTGCCCGGTCCCGTCCCGGACCGGGACCATGCGGTGATCGAGCTGCGGGCGGCCGCGCTGAACTGGCATGACGTCCTCGTCCGGCGCGGGCAGTACCGCTCTCCCTTACCTCATGTCCCGGGCGCCGACGGGGCCGGCATCGACGTCGAGACCGGCGCCGAGGTGCTGGTGCTCCCCGCTCTTCGGTGGGGCGACGACGAGTCGGCGCCGGCTCCGGACTGGGAAATCCTCGGGGACCGGCGGCACGGCACGTACGCGGAAAAGGTCCGGGTGCCACGGGACTGTGTGTTTCCGAAGCCGCCCGGTCTGACGTGGGCCGAAGCGGCCGCTCTGCCGCTCGTGGGCCTGACCGCCTATCGCGCGCTGTTCACCCGGGGACGGCTTCGCGCGGGGGAGTCGTTGCTGGTGCTCGGTGCGGGTGGCGGAGTCGCGACGATGGCGGTCTCCCTCGCCTCGGCGGCCGGTGCCCACGTCGTGGTGACTTCCTCGGCCGAGGCCAAGATCGCCGCGGCCGGCGAACTCGGCGCGGTGGGCGGGGTTCGTTACGACCGGCCGGGATGGGTGGAGGCGGCCGTCGCGCGGTCACCGCGGCGGCGCGGGTTCGACCTCGTCCTCGACCCGGTCGGTTCCTGGGCCGACGCGCTCGCCACCCTGCGCCCGGGCGGGAGGCTGGTGGTGCTCGGTGCTTCGCGGGCCGAGTCGGCCACGCTCGCCGTCCGCCCGTACTACTTCGGGCAGTACGACCTGCTCGGCACGACGATGGGCAGCTCCCGCGATTTCGAAGGCCTGCTGCGGCTGCGCGCGGAGCATGCGGTCCCGCCGCCGGTCATCGACCGCGTCTTCCCGTTGGCCCAGGCGGCGAAGGCGCACGAGTACCTCGAAAGCGGCCGGGGATTCGGGAAGACCGTGCTCAGTACCGACGTGGAAGGGATCGTGTGA
- a CDS encoding acyl-CoA dehydrogenase family protein yields MDLSDTPEEARFRAGARKFLEESLPRLGRPQPDDLVGRVPFWRQWQRMVFEAGYAGLTWPKEYGGQGLDERLRAVFGEENDRAGAPDRLNIIGEDFGGPTIVHFGTDEQKARYLRPILTGEEIWCQLFSEPEAGSDLASLRTRATKVEGGWSITGQKIWTSRAQIAAHAILLARTGGGERHRGITFFLLPMDSAGITVRPLAHMLGEAEFNEVFLDEVFVPDSAVVGEVDGGWKVAMGTLGFERVAIATGRVNTTKAIGDIIEDIRGRRDATGRPLGADPLVRQQVADLWSRALVHRTISQRVVTGAAADGPPGPVTSIGKLYFCPLVEDLADFRLSLEPLGGQFGLDDELAETRAWLRLANQARGTAIAGGSTFIQRNIVAERILGLPRS; encoded by the coding sequence ATGGACCTGAGCGATACTCCCGAGGAGGCTCGATTCCGGGCGGGGGCGCGGAAGTTCCTCGAGGAGAGCCTGCCCCGGCTCGGCCGGCCGCAGCCGGACGACCTGGTCGGCCGGGTCCCGTTCTGGCGGCAGTGGCAGCGGATGGTCTTCGAGGCGGGCTACGCCGGGCTCACCTGGCCGAAAGAGTACGGGGGCCAGGGCCTCGACGAGCGGCTGCGCGCCGTTTTCGGCGAGGAGAACGATCGCGCCGGGGCTCCGGACCGGCTCAACATCATCGGTGAGGACTTCGGCGGGCCGACCATCGTGCACTTCGGCACCGACGAGCAGAAGGCGCGCTACCTGCGTCCGATCCTCACCGGCGAGGAGATCTGGTGCCAGTTGTTCTCCGAGCCCGAGGCCGGCTCGGACCTGGCTTCCCTGCGCACCCGGGCGACGAAGGTCGAAGGGGGCTGGAGCATCACGGGGCAGAAGATCTGGACCAGCCGCGCCCAGATCGCCGCGCACGCCATTCTGCTCGCCCGCACCGGCGGCGGCGAGCGCCATCGCGGGATCACCTTTTTCCTGCTGCCGATGGACAGTGCCGGCATCACCGTCCGCCCGCTGGCCCACATGCTCGGCGAGGCCGAGTTCAACGAGGTTTTCCTGGACGAGGTGTTCGTCCCCGATTCCGCGGTGGTCGGCGAGGTCGACGGCGGGTGGAAGGTCGCGATGGGCACGCTCGGCTTCGAGCGCGTGGCGATCGCGACCGGCCGGGTCAACACCACCAAGGCGATCGGCGACATCATCGAGGACATCCGCGGGCGCCGGGATGCGACGGGTCGCCCCCTCGGTGCCGATCCGCTGGTGCGCCAGCAGGTCGCCGACCTGTGGTCGCGGGCGCTGGTCCACCGCACGATCAGCCAGCGCGTGGTCACCGGTGCCGCCGCCGACGGCCCGCCCGGCCCGGTCACCTCCATCGGCAAGCTCTACTTCTGTCCGCTGGTCGAGGACCTGGCGGACTTCCGGCTGTCGCTCGAGCCGCTGGGCGGCCAGTTCGGGCTCGACGACGAGCTGGCCGAGACGCGGGCCTGGCTCCGGCTGGCCAATCAGGCCCGCGGCACCGCCATCGCGGGCGGGTCGACCTTCATCCAGCGCAACATCGTGGCCGAGCGCATCCTCGGCCTGCCCAGGAGCTGA
- a CDS encoding TetR/AcrR family transcriptional regulator — protein MDRERRILEAATEAFYEKGFHGVGVDEIGKRAGLSGPSLYRHFSGKDEILATLLNEALDELVSATIPVHGDPGPDLDRAVRHHITFAVEHRELVNLYQRDVRSLADPWRRPFDRRRAQYTARWEELLGHRYPDAGHRIPVAAQAVLGMIFSVSNWPRRTAQSTDIEETLRLLTTAGLPGLEEGASSSGDRARTS, from the coding sequence GTGGACAGGGAGCGCAGGATCCTCGAAGCCGCCACCGAAGCCTTCTACGAGAAGGGTTTCCACGGCGTCGGGGTCGACGAGATCGGGAAACGGGCGGGGCTCAGCGGCCCTTCGCTGTACCGGCACTTCTCCGGCAAGGACGAGATCCTGGCGACCTTGCTGAACGAGGCGCTGGACGAACTCGTCAGCGCGACGATCCCCGTGCACGGGGATCCCGGACCGGATCTCGACCGCGCCGTCCGCCACCACATCACCTTCGCCGTCGAGCACCGCGAGCTGGTCAACCTCTACCAGCGGGACGTGCGCTCGCTCGCGGACCCGTGGCGCCGCCCGTTCGATCGCCGCCGGGCCCAGTACACGGCGCGCTGGGAAGAGCTGCTGGGACACCGCTACCCGGACGCCGGCCACCGGATTCCGGTGGCGGCCCAGGCCGTCCTCGGCATGATCTTCTCGGTCTCGAACTGGCCGCGGCGGACCGCGCAGTCCACGGACATCGAGGAAACCCTCCGCCTGCTCACCACCGCCGGGCTGCCCGGGCTGGAGGAGGGCGCCAGTTCTTCCGGCGACCGCGCCCGCACGAGCTGA
- a CDS encoding LLM class flavin-dependent oxidoreductase encodes MTTRSSRGEPGLEVGVALNDELLIADGAKRREILNHIAEAGLGHVTVGDHISFHGGAGFDGMVAATSILAGHDSLRAVIGVYQLALRHPMVAARQMATLSQIAPGRLVFGAGAGGEDRLEVVNAGIDPATRGRRLDESLGLLRRLADGEPIEHEGEFFRLRDARILPAPVPRVPMVIGGSGDVAVRRTAEHGDGWMGIFCSARRFGATAGKIRAAAAERGREVSWFGLSMWVGLGRDDSTARRLLGERMQALYNLPPEKFRHLTAAGTPATVAAALQPYVDAGARHLTLVVAAESVHDGIEMAGEVRGLLDGRC; translated from the coding sequence ATGACGACGAGGTCGAGCCGGGGCGAGCCGGGCCTCGAAGTCGGCGTGGCGCTGAACGACGAGCTGCTCATCGCTGACGGGGCGAAGCGCCGCGAGATCCTGAACCACATCGCCGAAGCCGGGCTGGGCCACGTCACGGTCGGAGACCACATCAGCTTTCACGGTGGTGCCGGGTTCGACGGGATGGTCGCCGCGACTTCGATCCTGGCCGGGCACGACTCGCTGCGCGCGGTCATCGGCGTCTACCAGCTGGCTCTGCGCCATCCGATGGTGGCTGCGCGGCAAATGGCCACGTTGTCCCAGATCGCGCCCGGACGGCTCGTGTTCGGGGCCGGCGCCGGCGGCGAGGACCGCCTGGAGGTCGTGAACGCGGGGATCGATCCGGCCACGCGAGGCCGCCGGCTGGATGAGAGCCTGGGGCTGCTGCGGCGCCTCGCCGACGGCGAGCCGATCGAGCACGAGGGCGAGTTCTTCCGCCTGCGGGACGCCCGGATCCTTCCCGCGCCGGTGCCGCGGGTGCCGATGGTGATCGGCGGCTCGGGTGACGTGGCGGTGCGGCGGACCGCCGAACACGGTGACGGCTGGATGGGGATCTTCTGCTCGGCGAGGCGATTCGGTGCCACGGCCGGGAAGATCCGGGCGGCCGCGGCGGAACGGGGCCGCGAGGTCTCCTGGTTCGGCCTCAGCATGTGGGTGGGCCTGGGGCGTGACGACTCGACGGCACGGCGGCTGCTCGGCGAACGGATGCAGGCGCTGTACAACCTTCCCCCGGAGAAGTTCCGGCATCTCACCGCGGCCGGGACGCCCGCCACGGTCGCCGCGGCGTTGCAGCCGTACGTCGACGCGGGCGCGCGGCATTTGACCCTGGTGGTCGCCGCGGAGTCGGTGCACGACGGGATCGAGATGGCCGGAGAGGTCCGCGGCCTGCTGGACGGGCGGTGCTGA
- a CDS encoding enoyl-CoA hydratase/isomerase family protein has translation MNEPLVRHELDDHGVAYLTLDSPATRNALSDAMLDELLAALESARQDERVRVVVLGSSHDKVFSAGGDLKSFAGNTSTVVKYQGLDRFPRLYQAIGGLGKPVICAAGGDVLAGAFGVALACDLVIAKEGVRFGCPEINVGVFPFMISSLIYRNVDRLKANELMMLGEPIDTAEARRLNLVNAVVPADRFDDEVRSWARKVAGKSPLLMRLGKDAINATRDMSLPDALEALRAQLALAFTTEDIVEGVAAFREKREPVWKLR, from the coding sequence ATGAACGAGCCTCTTGTCCGCCACGAACTCGATGACCACGGCGTGGCGTACCTGACGCTGGACTCCCCGGCCACCCGCAACGCCTTGAGCGACGCGATGCTCGACGAACTGCTGGCCGCGCTCGAGTCGGCGAGACAGGACGAGCGCGTTCGCGTGGTCGTCCTGGGTTCCTCGCACGACAAGGTGTTCTCGGCCGGCGGTGACCTGAAATCCTTCGCCGGCAACACTTCCACGGTCGTGAAGTACCAGGGCCTGGACCGGTTCCCCCGTCTCTACCAGGCCATCGGCGGCCTGGGGAAGCCGGTCATCTGCGCCGCCGGCGGCGACGTGCTCGCCGGGGCGTTCGGGGTGGCCCTCGCCTGCGACCTGGTGATCGCCAAGGAGGGCGTGCGGTTCGGGTGCCCCGAGATCAACGTGGGTGTTTTCCCGTTCATGATCTCCAGCCTGATCTACCGCAACGTCGATCGGTTGAAGGCCAACGAGTTGATGATGCTCGGCGAGCCGATCGACACGGCGGAGGCCCGGCGGCTGAACCTCGTCAACGCGGTGGTCCCGGCCGACCGGTTCGACGACGAGGTCCGGTCGTGGGCGCGCAAGGTCGCCGGCAAGTCCCCGTTGCTCATGCGGCTGGGCAAGGACGCGATCAACGCCACCCGGGACATGAGCCTGCCGGACGCCCTGGAGGCCTTGCGGGCCCAGCTCGCCCTCGCGTTCACCACCGAGGACATCGTCGAAGGGGTGGCGGCTTTCCGGGAGAAGCGCGAGCCCGTGTGGAAGTTGCGGTGA